The genomic DNA GGAATACCAATAATCGTGATACAAAGTAAAATCCCACTGATGACATGCCCTAGAGCAATCGGTAGACCTGACACGATCAACCAAATGATATTGACGATCAAAGATACGCCATTGTTTGTATAAATGACTTCTTTTCCAAAGGGTGCAAACGATAAAGAAGCTAGTTTAAAGCATTGTAGCCCGACCGGAATACCAACAATTGTGATACACCATAACACACCTGCTATCGCCCAACTAAGTCCACCGAGTAAACCACCAAAAATAAACCAAATAATATTTCCAATACAACTCATTGTTTCTTTCTCCATTCTAACGAGAGCCTTACGTTAAAAACTATTGAAATCGACTCTCTTGATTTTACGTTTTTTTGCTTCTAATAACCACTGCTCCATAAACTGAGCGGCTACGGTTCTTTCATGATCGACTGCTACAAAAATCGTTTGAATCAGTTCACCAGTTTGCTGATCTGCGTCAGTCGTTTCGATTTGTCTCGCTTGTCCAAAAGCGAAAATCATTGGTTTTTCTGCGTCATCTTGTGCTGCTATAAACGATATATTCAATGGATCGTTTATATCTGGCAACGTTAGTTCCTCCAAGAATCGATTTTCTTGTTGCCTGATCAACGTATTGATCATCGGTAGATCTGCTTCGGTTGCTGGCCGAATGATCATTCAAACCACTCTTTTCTTTTTTTGACCGTTTCTATCCAAATATTGGCAATCGTTTCATGACCCAGTAGTGTCGGATGGACACCATCATCCCCTGTGTATTTCTCATAGCCATATGAGATGCCTAAAGAATTCAACGTTCCATCTAACGGGACAAAAACTGCTTGATATTCTTTTGCTAGTTGACGAATCAAGTGGATCTTTGGATCAAGATCACTACGCCAACTTCTCCGATCTTCAGGCTCTGGCAAAACAAATGGTTCCATCAAGACGATTTTTTTGATGCCACTTTCCACTAAACGATCAAGTAAATACCGATAATCTGCTTCAAAACGAGTAAAGGATTCTTTTGTCGCAAATGCTTCAGGCTCGCCTACATTGTGCCATGTATCATTGATGCCGATCAAAATTGAGACGATATCAGGTTTCAAATCGATGCAGTCTGCTTGCCAGCGCTTCTTGAGGTCTGCCAACTTATTTCCGCCGATTCCGCGATTGACGAATGTCCACGTGTTTTCTGGATCACTCGCAGCCAATTTTGCTGCTGTTAACAGTGCATAGCCATGACCGAGATCGTCAGTTTCTCTACCCGCATCTGTGATACTATCTCCAATGAATAAAAGTCGTTGTTCCATCTCATCCCCTACTTTCCATGCTACTTTTACGTTATTATCCCATACACGTCTAGCCAAAGAAAGAAGGAAATGGAACATTAGTGATTTTATAACTACTTCTTAAAAAAATGCGTTCCACGAAAATCCGATGAACGATTTTCGTGGAACGCGTCTTATTTCTTATGGGTAAATACGATTTAACAAACGTGGGAATGGAATTGCTTCACGTACATGATCGATCCCTGAGATCCAAGTCACTGTACGTTCTAAGCCTAAGCCGAAACCAGAATGTGGAACAGATCCGTATTTACGTAGATCTAGGTACCATGAGTATTCTTTTTCGTCTAAGCCATGATTCTTGATTTGTTCAAGTAAGAAATCATAGTCAGTCGCACGTTCACTTCCGCCGATGATCTCTCCATATCCTTCAGGTGCGATCATATCTGCACAAATCACGACATCTTCTCTTGTTGGATGTGGTTTCATATAGAATGGTTTGATCGCTTTTGGATAGTTCAAGATAAAGACTGGTTGTTCAAATGAGTTCGCAATGAACGTTTCGTGTGGTGAACCGAAATCATCGCCCCACTCGATATCGTCAAAGCCATTTTTCTTCAATAACTCGATAGCATCATCATACGTGATACGTGGGAAAGGTAATTTAGTATAAGTTTTCAATACTTCTTTATCACGTTCTAAGACGTCTAAAGCATACTCGCAGTTATCTAATACACTTTGAACTAAGAAAGCAACATATTGTTCTTGTACTTCTAAGCTTTCTTCTTGATGCGTGAACGCCATTTCAGGTTCGATCATCCAAAATTCGATCAAATGACGACGTGTTTTTGATTTTTCAGCACGGAAAGTTGGTCCAAATGAAAATACTTTACCAAATGCCATTGCAGCAGCTTCCATATACAATTGGCCGCTTTGTGACAGATATGCTTTTTGGTCAAAGTAGTTTGTCTCAAATAGATCGGTTGTTCCTTCTGGCGCAGAACCAGTCAAGATCG from Enterococcus mundtii includes the following:
- a CDS encoding YccF domain-containing protein — encoded protein: MSCIGNIIWFIFGGLLGGLSWAIAGVLWCITIVGIPVGLQCFKLASLSFAPFGKEVIYTNNGVSLIVNIIWLIVSGLPIALGHVISGILLCITIIGIPFAKQSFKLARLALMPFGAEIV
- the asnS gene encoding asparagine--tRNA ligase — translated: MEQIQIIDSKKHVGETVTIGAWVANKRSSGKIAFLQLRDGTAFFQGVVVKSEVPEEVFQMAKNLSQETSILVTGEIREDSRSKFGYEIGITNIEVVSESHDYPITPKEHGTDFLMDHRHLWLRSSRQHAVMQIRNEIIRATYEFFNNNQFVKIDPPILTGSAPEGTTDLFETNYFDQKAYLSQSGQLYMEAAAMAFGKVFSFGPTFRAEKSKTRRHLIEFWMIEPEMAFTHQEESLEVQEQYVAFLVQSVLDNCEYALDVLERDKEVLKTYTKLPFPRITYDDAIELLKKNGFDDIEWGDDFGSPHETFIANSFEQPVFILNYPKAIKPFYMKPHPTREDVVICADMIAPEGYGEIIGGSERATDYDFLLEQIKNHGLDEKEYSWYLDLRKYGSVPHSGFGLGLERTVTWISGIDHVREAIPFPRLLNRIYP
- a CDS encoding SGNH/GDSL hydrolase family protein, with product MEQRLLFIGDSITDAGRETDDLGHGYALLTAAKLAASDPENTWTFVNRGIGGNKLADLKKRWQADCIDLKPDIVSILIGINDTWHNVGEPEAFATKESFTRFEADYRYLLDRLVESGIKKIVLMEPFVLPEPEDRRSWRSDLDPKIHLIRQLAKEYQAVFVPLDGTLNSLGISYGYEKYTGDDGVHPTLLGHETIANIWIETVKKRKEWFE